One window from the genome of Cryptomeria japonica chromosome 6, Sugi_1.0, whole genome shotgun sequence encodes:
- the LOC131036249 gene encoding probable (S)-N-methylcoclaurine 3'-hydroxylase isozyme 2 codes for MEMQWVIWLSALVTSVLTCFLLDLTVKRKNKSKANLPPGPPAWPIVGNLLQLGKKPNESLWALSQQYGPLMTLSLGMKTAVVVSSPEMAKEVFKTHDQNFAGRTLIEAAKVNSHHESSIVFAQYGDYWRKMRRIATTELFTPTRLQALQHLRRDQVSQTIRMVFEKRGKTLNIKHLVFYEGLNLMSNIIFSKNLFDPTNPDSVELRNAFNESLRLAGKPNLADFYPFLRFLDPQGVSRDLGVVFKRLNNYLDVFIQDRLAARRKGVGLPKEKDFLDILLDSTAHDFTLENIRALITELLTTGSDTTTTTVEWAMVELIANPHVMKQAQEELEEIIGLNRRVEESDIDHLPYLHAIVKEVLRLHPTLPLALPHRADNSCEVAGYMIPKHTMVIVNVWAIGRDPKIWKEPLKFMPERFFNGENSKMTYKGQDFELIPFGAGRRICLGLPLAHQMLHFTIASLIHSFNWSLPRGMNYEKIDMSDTFGMVLKKAIELHAISTPRLPNHLY; via the exons ATGGAAATGCAATGGGTGATTTGGCTTTCTGCACTGGTAACCAGTGTGCTGACATGTTTCTTATTAGATTTAACGGTAAAAAGAAAGAATAAGAGCAAGGCAAATCTTCCTCCTGGACCTCCTGCCTGGCCTATTGTAGGAAACCTTCTTCAACTAGGGAAAAAACCGAATGAATCTCTGTGGGCTCTTTCTCAGCAATACGGCCCGCTCATGACTCTTTCTCTTGGCATGAAAACTGCTGTGGTGGTTTCCTCCCCTGAAATGGCAAAGGAGGTCTTCAAAACCCACGACCAAAACTTTGCAGGCCGGACTCTGATAGAAGCAGCAAAGGTTAATTCTCACCACGAATCATCAATAGTGTTTGCTCAGTATGGAGATTACTGGCGGAAGATGAGGCGCATTGCTACCACAGAGCTCTTCACTCCCACAAGACTCCAAGCGCTGCAACATCTCAGAAGAGATCAAGTCTCTCAGACAATTCGAATGGTCTTCGAGAAGAGAGGAAAGACTCTGAACATTAAACATCTGGTGTTCTACGAGGGTCTCAATCTCATGAGCAACATCATCTTCAGTAAGAACTTGTTCGATCCCACCAATCCAGACTCTGTGGAATTGAGGAACGCTTTTAATGAATCGTTGAGGTTGGCCGGAAAACCTAACCTGGCCGACTTTTATCCGTTTCTGAGATTCCTTGATCCTCAGGGTGTGAGCCGTGATCTGGGCGTCGTATTTAAGCGACTAAACAACTACTTGGATGTATTCATACAAGATCGGCTGGCGGCGAGGAGAAAAGGCGTGGGTCTTCCCAAGGAAAAGGACTTTCTGGACATTCTGCTCGATTCGACTGCCCATGATTTCACTCTAGAGAATATCAGAGCTTTAATTACT GAACTTTTGACTACTGGTAGTGATACCACTACTACAACAGTAGAATGGGCTATGGTGGAACTCATTGCTAATCCTCATGTAATGAAACAAGcacaagaagaattagaagagataattggtttgaaTCGAAGAGTGGAAGAATCTGACATAGATCATCTACCTTATCTCCATGCTATAGTGAAAGAAGTTTTACGACTACACCCAACACTACCTTTGGCACTACCTCATAGAGCAGATAACTCATGTGAGGTGGCTGGGTATATGATACCCAAGCATACCATGGTGATTGTAAATGTGTGGGCAATTGGAAGAGATCCTAAGATTTGGAAGGAACCTTTAAAATTTATGCCAGAGAGGTTTTTCAATGGTGAGAATAGTAAAATGACATATAAGGGACAAGATTTTGAGTTGATACCATTTGGAGCTGGAAGAAGAATATGCTTAGGACTTCCTCTGGCTCATCAAATGCTTCATTTTACTATTGCTTCTTTAATCCATTCATTTAATTGGAGCCTTCCAAGAGGGATGAATTATGAGAAAATAGACATGAGTGACACCTTTGGAATGGTATTAAAGAAGGCTATAGAATTGCATGCAATCTCCACACCAAGATTACCAAACCATCTGTATTAA